DNA from Gavia stellata isolate bGavSte3 chromosome 16, bGavSte3.hap2, whole genome shotgun sequence:
GCCCATGGGGAGGGCCGCCTGGCCCCCTTGCAAGAGAAGGATGCCCGTGCTCCACGGCGGCCAGGCCCTCTCCCAGCGCTGCGgcagcagggctcagcccagccctgggggtcccgcagccccatggcagggggccgggggggcacTGGGTGTGCGTCGTGCGTGCGGTGCCGTCGTGCTGTCTGCGTGtggggccgggcggccccgggccccgTGCCGTGTTGTGTAAAGACcgtttttttaattctgtattaaGTGCATTCAAGTATTTACACTTGGCCTTATGTACATAGCGGTGCCGCGGGCGGGGGGTCTGCCGGACGTGAATGTAAATAAATTCGATATATATTGCTACGTGGGGCTGTGCCCGCCCGGCCGTGCGCCGCCCCCtgccctgtgtcccctccaGGAGTCGGAGGTGCGGAGCAAAGCACTTTATTGGGGTGATGGTGGTGGCAGCAGTGGCTGTCCCTGGGGCTCGGCCCCACGGCAGGCCACGGCTGCCACAAGAGCAGCCCCTTTCCCTGAGCCGTCCTCTGACCGCAGGAAGGTGACGGTGCAGTTGGGCGCCAGGTCCCGCAGCATCtgctggaggtgctgggagaagctggggggAACAGGAGGGGAGGGTGAGTTCGGGTGCCCCCCACCTCGGGCACCCcgtgctcccccccccccagacccaTGCCATAGGGCATGGGTCCCCGATGGGTGCTTGCCACCCCCAAGCCCACTCACCGCGGGTGCATTTTGTACAAGGTGCCGTCCACCCCGACAGTGACGGCCAGCTGGGCCAGGCCCCGGTTCTCTCGCATCTTTTCCACCACAGCAGCCAGGCCGGCGGCGCAGAGCTGGGCTGCCCGCAGGGACACGGTCTGGCACACCTCCCGCACCAGCATGCTGTCCTCAAAGCTGGCCTGGAGCTCCAGGTCCTGCAGGATGGCCCGTACCTGCCGCAGGGCCAGCCCATCGCTGCCCCGGACCAGGGGCACCATTAGCACCGCTGTCCCCATCACCGTCCCCATCACTATCCCCATCCCACAGACTGGAGGTGGCATCACCCTGCATATACCCCATCAGTGTAGCATGGCTCCTCTCCCAGGGCTCCGGCTTCACAGCCCCCACCCTGGGCTCTGGGAACCCCCCGGAGCCCAGCACTCACATCTCGATGGTGGAGAGGAACTTTGTCTGGAAGATGTCTGTGGTCTGGAGCTTGGGGCAGGGCTTGCCGCGGAACAGGAGCTGTTTCTCCACCAGTGCCAGTAGGATGTGGCGCACGATCTCGCCCAGGTACATGCCGCTGATGAGCTTCTCAAACCTGCCCcgggcacagccctggcagcCTTAGCTGGGCACAGCCACCCCCACCCAggcccctccctgccccagggcccTCACCCACCTCTGCTTGCCCACATTGATTGTTTTCTCATCCACCAGCCGGTCGAAGTCTGTGAAGATGTTGTCGAGGCAGCCATTGTCCCCAAAGGCCCCCCACTCCATGTTGATGCACATGCGGCCCTGCTCCCCTTCCACGGTGCCCACATTACGCATCTCCTCCATGTAGCAGGTGTTGGTCCCTGTCCCTGCGGGCCCCGTGCTGGTGTCACCCCGACCacagccctggcagagctgcctggcACCCCGTGGCCAGGACCCGTGGGCTGGTGGTGAGGGGATGGGAGACcccctgggtgcagaggtgCGCCTCACCTACGATGAGGCCGATTTCACATTTGGGGTCATCATAGCCACAGGACATCATGGTTCCCACTGTGTCGTTGACCACGGCCACCACCTTCAGCCCTAAGTGCTGCCAAACCGGAGACAGGCACACATGCGGCATAGTGGCACCCAGCTGGCTTCTGGGGCTGGCACCGCCTGGGTGCAGGGTGGCACCCCAGGGACAGAGGACAAGCCCCCAGCCCTTGCCTACCTGTTTGCGCTGGGCAGCCTCCCGCAGCAGCTGAACCACGTCCTGCCCCACGCAGCCCGAGGCGCTGAAGCCTTTGGTccagctcagcagcactgcctgcaaGAGAAGCAGTATCAgaagccaggcagctgccttgTACCCGGGGGccctccccatctccctgcGGCCAGAGCCACCCCCTCACCTTATCCAggcccagctgctggcaggggaaAGAGAAGGTGAAGCCAAGTGGCAGGACCTGATCCATCAGGTCCTGCTTCAGCTGGAAGTCCATGATGCACTCAATGATGTGGTCAAAGAGCTGCAGAGAGTGGCCATGGTCTCAGGGACCAAGCTGGGGCAATGCCGTGGGGGTCTCCCAGCCTCCTCCCGGGCCCATAGGCAGTGAGGGGGGAGGCAATTCCCACCCCTCACCCTGTCCCTCGGCCACAGGTCCTCATCCTCACCGCTTCGCCAGTGCCCTGCATGACAGCGGTCGGGATGATGTAGATCTCGCTGGCCATGCGGATGCCATCCTGTGCCACGCGCACCACCAGCACCCGGAAGTTGGTCCCCCCCAAGTCCAACGCCAGGAATTCGCCTTGCTCTGCAGGGAGCCAGCACAGGACATCAGCGGGGCCATGGCCTCTCTGGCACCCCCTTCCCTAGGCCCCCGGCCCTCACCCGTGCCGTCAGGTGTGCCACGGACATAGGTGGGCAGCATGCGGATGGAGGCGTTGGCATTGCTCTCCtggcccagccccagctccatcTCCTGCCTCATCAGTGCCTGGACACGCTCCAGGTCGGTGCGGCTGAGCCGCAGCGGGGCCAGCAGCCGGTCCACCTCGCGGCGCTGGGCTGCGAGGCGCAAAGCCACTGCTGTCACCATGGCTGCCCCCTGCCCGGTCCCATCCACCGAGGGCAGGAAAGTGGCCGTGCACTCGGGGGCCAGCAGCCCCGTCACGCTCTGCAGGATCTCCCTGAACCTGCTGGAGGGAGAAGAAGATGGCAAGGGCAGGGCATGAGGCATCCCGCTGGGGTGGGACCCCACCAGGAGTCCCATGTCTGTCCTCACCTGGTGTGGTGCCGGTACAATTCGCCGCCTACCCCCACGTTGACCACCAACCTCTCCAGCTCCCGGCTCTGGCACATGTGGCTGAGGATGGCAGCCAGCCCGGCGGCACAGAGTGCGGCAGCGCGGCTCACCACCGCCCGGCAGATCTGCTGCACCCGGCAGCAATCCCGCTCGCTTGGCCGCAGCCCCAGAGCCTCCAGAGCCCTCCTTGCCTTGGCCATGCCTTCCTCATTGCTGCAAGGGAGAGTACAGCACTGACTTATGGGGCCACTGGCTCACAGCTGGGAGCACCCAGCTgtcacacccccacccccacctgCGTGCGGCAGCTCCTGGTCCCCAGACACTCACTCAATGATCTCCAGGACCTGTTGGGTCTTGAGCACATCCTTGGTCCTCAGGATGGCGACACTGCTCCCAATGAAGAGCGCTTTCTCTGCAGCCAGGGTGGTCAGTGCGTGCCGGACGATCTCCCCCAGATACAGGCTGCCCACCAGCTTCTCAAACCTGCGTGCAGCCCAAGCAGGGGTCAGTCATCCCCCACGGCACCCCTTAGCCTTTTGAGAGCACCCAGGAGCATCACAGGGGGCCATGTGCTCCTGTTGGTGAGGCCTGGTGTGCTCAGGGATGGACAGGGAGCCCCAGGGACTCTGCCTTTGCTGGAGGGTGGGAGCACCTCTTTTCCCCAGGGTTGGAGGATTCCTGGTCCACACACTGGTCGTAGTGGGTCAGGATGTCACTCAAGGTGCCATCGTCCCCGAAGCAGCCCCACTCGGTGTTGACACACATCCGCCCACTGGTCTCTTCCACTATCTCCACCTGCTGTGCCTCAGCCATGAAGCAGCTGTTGGTGCCCGTGTCTGCAGGGAGCAGTGGGAGTGAGCACCggcacagcccccccagcacccaccaccctgGCACGCGGGGTGCCTGCTGCTCACCCACGATCAAGGCGACCTCACATGGTTCCCCCGCCATGCTGCAGGTCATCATGGTGCCCACAGTGTCATTCATCAGGGCAACGACGTCCACGTTGTAGAGCTGGCCGGGAGCAAAGTGAGAGCATCGTCAGCCCTTCCATGGGGATAGCCCCCAGCCaggccccccccaccccacagccccccaccTCCTGCTTGTTGATGGCCGACTGCAGCAACTGCACAACATCTTTCCCCTCCACGTCACTGCAGCTGAAGCCCTTGGACCAGGAGATGAGTTCGGCCTGTGGAGAGCACGTGGCCGAGCCATTGGCCTCCGCCACCAGGCCTGTTCCACTCCCCGCTGATGACATGCTGGGGAGGAGGCGGCcgcggctgtggggcagggttGTCCCACTCACCTTATCCAACTgtgtctgcctgcagctgaAGGGAAAGACGAAGCCCAAGGGGAGGTGATGCTGGGGGCTGCCGATGCCAGCCAGGAACTCACGCACGCATTGTGCAATGAAGTCAAAGAGCTGCAAAGGCACAGCCGGAGTGACCGACTGCTCCCCCTTACCCAGCACCCAGGCTGTGGGAGACAGCCcagagccccagcaccagcctggAGCCCTGCCGAGCCTCCGTGGTGCTGGGCAGCCCAGCACCAGCCACCCTTTGCCATGGTCTCCTCATACCGCTTCCCCCTTGCCCTGCGTGATGTCCCCCGGCACATCAAAGATCTTGTACATCACTTGGGGGCTCTGGTTCCCGTCGCCCAGGAGGGTCACCCACAGGATCCGGACATGGCTCTGGCACAGCTCCACCACCAGCAAGTCACCCTTCTCTACAGGGGAGCAGAGGCCGTGTCAGGCAGAGACCTGCCCTGTGTCAGAACACCCAAatctgctcctcaccctgttCCAGGGACAGTCACTCACCCACAGGGGAGGCTCCTGAGAGCCTAAGACCACTGCAGGGGCCAAGGGGGCTCCTGGCTCCTGGCCTTGGCCTCTGCCCCTGCACTGGGGACTGGCAGCGGCAGTGCAAAGGCAGCTTATGGACTCTGTAACTGGCTGGAGACTGGTGCACCCCTCCCTGGCACCCCCAGTGCCATGTCCAGCAACGTGTGCGGGGCTGCAGGTAGCAGAGCTGTCTTACCGGTGCCATCGGGCGTGGAGCAGATGTAAGTGGGCAGCATCCGCACGTTGGCCTGTGCATGCGTCTGCCGGCTCAGCCCCTTGCGCATGGCCTGCATCATGCGGCCCTTCACTGCCTGGAGCGTCTCCAGCGGGATGGTGAGTGCCAGCAGGGCTCGTTGTACCTGGGGATGGCTCGTTAGGGCAGGCCTAAAGGGCAGGGGATGCCTCTCGCTGGGTGCGGGGCAGGGATTGGCCTTACCGGTGTGCAGGCGGGACCATCATTCCGGTGGCCCAGCTGATGGCTCACTGGGGACCTGTGTGGAGGGAGGTGGTGTGTCACCCACTGAGCCCCAGCCTGCAGGAGGACAGGACACATGCCTGCCCATGCCCAAGCACACTAgcggggctgggtggggggcCCGTCCCCGGCTCTGCCTCCCACCTCCCCTCTGCGTCCCTGCTCCACGGGGCCGTGGTCTCAACAGCATCGTCACTTTGCAGTGTCCTTCCACTGCAATCACGACCCAGCAGCCGGGGGTAGAGGGGGCAGCTGTGCCCCACGACGGCGATGGTGCCGGGGCCGTCCTCGGGGGCTGTGGGAGAAgggggctgcccctgcctcGCCCTGCCCGCGTCTCCCCTCCACCTGCAAGAGGCCGGAGGCTGgtctctcccctgcccagggcGGTGCAACACCCGGGGGCAGGGGAAGCCTGCTCAGCCCCATCCCCAGCCGCCACCGCGGCCTCCCCACACCCGCCTTCGctcggccgccgccgggccggaGCCCCTCACCGGTTGAGGGCCAGGCGGCCCCGCTCCTCCGGGCCCAGACCCCGCCGGGAGAGGGTGCCCGGGCTGGGGGCGGCGGAGCTCTGCTCCCGGGCGGCCCTCGCCGCCCTGCCGTACTGgccgggctggggcagggcgCCGCGGCGCTCGGGGCTGGCCATGGCGGCGGGGCCGCTGCGGGAGCGGTGGCGGAGGGGCGCCCGGTGGTGGCGCGGGGGGAACCGTTGCCAACGCCGCTGCCGTTGCCCCGGCAACAGAAGCAGCGCCCGTAggcgccccgccccgccatTGGccggcccgccgcgccgctGGCCACGCCCTGGCCAAtgggcggccccgcgcccgccgccccggggcgcCCCCGCGGGAGGGGCCGTtcccgcggccccgcgcccggcaGCATCGCCCTCGTTTCCTATTAGCGCTTTTAAATTTAAGTCCGAGTTTTAATTAGCTCTGCACCAGCTCATCCCATTAATTAAGCAGCACAGCGAtgagcccccccgccccgttcccGGTGAAGGGCTCCGCAGCGGAGTGAGGATGCTCCCGGGGAGTGGGGGGACCCCCACGGCCCAGCCCGGGGCTCCATCCTGCCCTCGAAGCCTCCGGCggctggagcaggcagaggcCTCCCTGCCGCGGGGACCAGACTCACAGCCGAGCTGCCCGGTGGGCAGGGAGGACACCCAGGACATGGTGACACCACGGTCATGGCTCCACCGGCCTCTGCAGCCACCCGCTGCGGCTGTCAGCCGACACCAAGGTGCCCTCCGCGGCTCCCCGCTGGGAAAGTCGTTGATGTGCTGCTCCAGAGAGCATCGGGCACGGCCACCCCCCACCCAGGGGTCCCCGAGCTCACACCACCCCTCCAGGGGCCGAGGGCAGGCCTGGGGAAGTGTGATTTTGGACGTTTGGCTgctgttcctcctctcctgcctccagcaCCTCCCATTCCCCAGAGAAAGACAGCACAGCTCCTCAGTGTTGCTGCAGTTTcataaaaacatacataaatatatttccatttctttaacaGAGAGCAAAGCTGCACAGGCACAGTCACTTCTCCACCCAGCGCTCCCTGCACAGGTCatataaaacatacaaaaggGGGGTGGGAGAACAAGGCTGCAGGTGAAGCAGGGGTAGGGTGCCACGCAGGCCcttgctggggtgcagggagccgCGGGGGGGGTCCGCCACACCGCTGGCCTCAGAACTTGCGCTTTCTCCGGCGGCAGCCTTTGGTCTGCTGCTGACTGCCCAAGCGAAGAGCTGTGGGTGGCTCCAAGTCCACCACACAGTCCGTGGCTTCCGAGAAGGAGATGTGGGGTTTTGCAGGGGAGACGTCGAAAGGAAGGTGCCGAaggcagctggggctgtccGCCGCCGGCCCCCCTGCTCTGGCTGAGAGTGCGGGAGGGGACTGTTGGTCTCCTAGTCCAGCGAGGGGGGTCCCCGCATCAGCACCTGCAACAAGCACATgtcagccctgcctggccacCCCCCGGCGTGAGCCATGGGGCAAGGGGAAGAGGGTGCTGCTGAGGGCGTTTCTCCCCACTTATCTCCTCCTGTCCTTGGACCTGTGGGGGGAAGCACCagtgtgcaggcagggagggcagcaccGGGCCAGCCCCCAGGAAGCTGGACATCTCTTGGTGCGATGGCTCAGAGCACACTCCTACCCCTGCAAGGGCTCTGGGTGCTGGCTCAGGTCCAGCGGGCACAGGCAGGGATGTATGCAGCCAGCTGGGGGATGACAACCGCCAGTGAAGCCCAcagcctcctgctctgctcaggaAGAACGGACCCCTTCCTTTAAGGGGAATTTGctgtcccagcacagcccaggaaTGCAAGGGGAGAACTGGGAAAGGGCAGCCCCgaagcagggaggcaggcacaGAAAGCAGCTTCCCACCTGCAGACTTGCTCTCGGAGAGCTCCAGCATCCTGAGGAGtcccctctcctgccttccAACGTCCTGCCAAGGAGAGGAGAACCGCCGTCACAGCGCTGCCGTGAGGGAGCCCGATAGCTGGGGTGGCCCCATGGCTGCGCGTTCCCCCAGCCCACAGGGTCAGACTGGGCACAAGTGGCAGTGCTGTATTTCCAGGGCCTCCAGCTGAGCACGGCCAGCCACCACCGGGAAGGGCACTGCCCCATGCACAGCCTGACGGATGCCCGAGCAGAGGCAGCTAAGAGCAATTAATAAAGCCAAGCCCGTTAAGGAGGGAGGCCAGGGTGCAGGAAGCCATCCCCAAGTCCAGCGAGCATGGGGCTGCAACAGAGAAACGTGGACACTGGCGGCTCTGCCACAGCTTGGGCACATCCCCCAGCACTGTGCCTCTGAGGGCAGGCCCCATCCTGCTCTGTCCAAGCACACAGGGGCTTGGTGCCGGAGGGAAAGACCTTCCTCCAGGGCACAGCCAGATGAGGAACGCACATCTCGTGCCCCCTCTTAGCCCTTGGGAAGacacagctgtgctggtgaCACAGGCTAAGGGAAAACCACTTGGCCTGGCTGCTTTGAGTCTTGCTGGCCCAGCGAAATCCCCTCTcctggctgctccctgcccccagACCTGCTCTAGAAGGCATTGGCATCCCAGCTGCAGGGTTGGAGCTGCAAAGCACCCCGAAACGGGCTGTGGCAGGAACCTGCAAGCCCAACAGTGCCACTAGGAAGCTTTCCAATGGCCCAGCCCATGCTCAGGCATGACCTGCCCCTCTGGGCGAGCTGCCATCTCAGCACAAGGCAGGGCCAGAGGAAACACAGAGCCTTGCCGAGCCGTCCCAAAGCGCTGCCTGGCTCCAACACCTTTCCTCCGTGCCCTGTGCCCATGCTTGCGTGCAAGACCCCGCACGCCAGCCAGCTGTGGGGCACAGGGACAGAGTCAGACAGCCCCCATGGAGCCGGTCACATGCAGGAACAGCCGTGCCCTGCAGTACTCTGAACCACAGAGCGCTTGGCTGTATCCCAGCCAAAATCATCAACCAGAAATCTCATCATTTGCATCTGAATCCCCAAAGGGCTGAGGCCTGTGATGGATTTAAGGGATTATAAGAAACTAAGACATCATGTTGCATCTTCATGCTGAGAATCACATTTCTGAGCCCAGGCAAAGCTGCGACATTAGGGCTTTGCCCGCAGGAACCAGCAGGAAGGCCTGGAAGGACCCTCTGCGCTCTCCCGGGACCATcacaagcaggaaaaagcaCGGTGGGGGCCAACAGCTGGTGAGTGATTGTGAGCCAGCTGCTACCCATGCTCCTGCCTCCCACCTCCCCTAGCAAGGCACGTCCCCCACACCCAGCACACCTCCACCACACTCGCTCGCCCACGTTTCTCCCGGGATGCTGCGGTTTGCTCCCAGCACTGAGCAATTCCCCCTGCTCAGGCTCTGAAGCCTTCCCCATGGGAAAGGGCTTGTGGATAGAGTCAGATACGCTTGTCACCCTGACGCTGCCCTCCACTCCATCTATATTCAGCTGAGGAAGCCTGCAGGACTGAGGCACACTGTCTGGCAGCCGgacagccctggctgcctgcctgctggaGAGGTTACTGGCAGCTCCGCTGGATTAGCTCACCCCTGGGACCGGTCCATGCTCTCGCAGAGCATCGCGGGAGGGAGGGCAACAAGTTCTCTGGCCATGGCGGCCCACAGGGACAGGCAATCCTACACCAGGTCAGCTCATCCCGTCAACCAGGGaaactgctcctgctgccaaCCCAGCCCCAAACCCAGCGCAAAGCAAAGGAGACGGTCTGCAGGGTCGCCCCTCACCTTGGCGCTTCGCAGCCTCCTGGTTCCCTGAGCTTGCCTAGCAGCCTGAAGGCAGCTGTCCACATGCCTCTGATACTGCAGCAGTGGCACCAGTGACTTACAGAGGTAGCACTTCTCACACCTGCCAGGCAGCAAAGGACAGAGCACTGCATTAGGATTCGCCCTGCACCGGGCTCCCAGCCACCAGCGGTGACTTTCCTCCTCCACGCCACGCCATGGAGAAGACATGTCACCAGATTGGGTCTTGCTGGCACCAATCGC
Protein-coding regions in this window:
- the HK3 gene encoding hexokinase-3: MASPERRGALPQPGQYGRAARAAREQSSAAPSPGTLSRRGLGPEERGRLALNRWRGDAGRARQGQPPSPTAPEDGPGTIAVVGHSCPLYPRLLGRDCSGRTLQSDDAVETTAPWSRDAEGRSPVSHQLGHRNDGPACTPVQRALLALTIPLETLQAVKGRMMQAMRKGLSRQTHAQANVRMLPTYICSTPDGTEKGDLLVVELCQSHVRILWVTLLGDGNQSPQVMYKIFDVPGDITQGKGEALFDFIAQCVREFLAGIGSPQHHLPLGFVFPFSCRQTQLDKAELISWSKGFSCSDVEGKDVVQLLQSAINKQELYNVDVVALMNDTVGTMMTCSMAGEPCEVALIVDTGTNSCFMAEAQQVEIVEETSGRMCVNTEWGCFGDDGTLSDILTHYDQCVDQESSNPGEKRFEKLVGSLYLGEIVRHALTTLAAEKALFIGSSVAILRTKDVLKTQQVLEIIDNEEGMAKARRALEALGLRPSERDCCRVQQICRAVVSRAAALCAAGLAAILSHMCQSRELERLVVNVGVGGELYRHHTRFREILQSVTGLLAPECTATFLPSVDGTGQGAAMVTAVALRLAAQRREVDRLLAPLRLSRTDLERVQALMRQEMELGLGQESNANASIRMLPTYVRGTPDGTEQGEFLALDLGGTNFRVLVVRVAQDGIRMASEIYIIPTAVMQGTGEALFDHIIECIMDFQLKQDLMDQVLPLGFTFSFPCQQLGLDKAVLLSWTKGFSASGCVGQDVVQLLREAAQRKQHLGLKVVAVVNDTVGTMMSCGYDDPKCEIGLIVGTGTNTCYMEEMRNVGTVEGEQGRMCINMEWGAFGDNGCLDNIFTDFDRLVDEKTINVGKQRFEKLISGMYLGEIVRHILLALVEKQLLFRGKPCPKLQTTDIFQTKFLSTIEIDGLALRQVRAILQDLELQASFEDSMLVREVCQTVSLRAAQLCAAGLAAVVEKMRENRGLAQLAVTVGVDGTLYKMHPRFSQHLQQMLRDLAPNCTVTFLRSEDGSGKGAALVAAVACRGAEPQGQPLLPPPSPQ